In Desulfuromonas sp. KJ2020, a single window of DNA contains:
- the rpmC gene encoding 50S ribosomal protein L29 translates to MKANELRDKSVDDLKKQSQELSQELFNLRFQMHTGHLENTARISQIKKDIARVNTVLRQKQA, encoded by the coding sequence ATGAAGGCTAATGAGTTGAGAGATAAAAGCGTTGATGATTTGAAGAAACAGTCTCAGGAACTCAGCCAGGAGCTGTTTAACCTGAGATTCCAGATGCATACCGGACATCTGGAAAATACTGCCCGTATTTCTCAAATCAAAAAAGATATCGCACGGGTTAATACGGTTCTGCGGCAAAAGCAGGCTTAA
- the rpsQ gene encoding 30S ribosomal protein S17 produces MTTERGNRKTRVGVVTSDKMDKTVVVKVDQLVKHPIYKKYIKRKVTYKAHDEQNSCAIGDKVLIVETRPLSRDKRWRVREILEKNVTV; encoded by the coding sequence ATGACGACTGAACGTGGAAACAGAAAAACCCGTGTGGGGGTTGTCACCAGTGACAAGATGGACAAGACCGTGGTGGTCAAGGTCGATCAGCTGGTCAAGCATCCCATCTATAAAAAGTACATCAAGCGCAAGGTGACGTACAAAGCACACGATGAACAGAACAGCTGTGCTATTGGCGACAAGGTTCTCATCGTGGAGACCAGACCGCTGTCTCGTGACAAGCGGTGGAGAGTCCGCGAAAT